The window TTTACTTGGATATGTTTTTATGCTATTAGCTATTCTGTTAATTCTTTTCCAAATAGGGACCGCCGATTTATAAATATCATTAACGACAGAATTTAGTGAGCGGCGTCAAATCTTTCTATGGATTGCTTCTTTCGTCGCTTTCGCCATCAAAGTACCTATGGTACCAGTTCATATTTGGTTACCCGAAGCTCATGTAGAGGCGCCTATGGGAGGATCCGTCATCTTGGCAGGAATTCCTTCAAAATTTGGAACCCACAGATTTTTAAGATTTTCAATACCCATGTTTCCCGAAGCAACACTTTGTTCCATTCCTTTCATTTATACTCCAAGCTTGATTGCGAGCAATGAATCTTATAAAAATTTCCTCGGGTctctatatataaatttataaaaatgaaaAGCCCGGGTAGAAGCACAAGCAAAAGGAGAGAGGAAAAGTAGAAAAaggaaggggggggggggaaggAGACTCGCCTCAATACTTCCCACTGGACGAGAGGTGCACCTAACCCACCTACCCACTCATCAATCACGGTGTTCAGCTGACTTGTACTGATAGACCCTTATAGTATTGGAATTAGGCGCCCATCTTTTTACTGTTGTTAACTAATCTCTTCAATGTTCGATTCTACTCTATGTTTGAACATTTCTGTGAATGCTATTCTGATCTAAGTGGTCCTATTCTGTGTCCCATGCTAGGAAGCATTATTCCTATTCTCATTTCAAATTCAAGAATACGACCGACACGATTGATTGGTTTGTGTGCCTCTCTTATTACTTTTTTGTATTTCCTTGTTCCTCGGATACAATTCGATCCTTCTATAGCCAAATTTCAATTTGTGGAAAGCCTTTGATGGCTTCCTTATGAAAACATCAATTTTTATTTGGGTATAGAcgatctctcttttttctttgtgaTATTGACCACATTTCTGATCCCTATTTGTATTTTAGTGGGTTGGTCTGGTATGAGAAATTATGGTAAAGAGTATATTACAGTATCTCTAATTCGTGAATTTCTAATGATCGTCGTGTTCCGTATACTAGATCCTCTACTATTCTATGTTCTTTCCGAAAGCGTGCTAATCCTTATGTTGTGCGGAGTTGAGCTTACAATGTAAATAAGATAAGTCATTTAATAGAAATCAGTAAATACTCTCAAATTAACGTATAttcgtaattaaaatatttattttatttattaaaaataatcctAAAACTGATAGATGAAattagatatttttgaattttttttggtatCTAGATGTTTTTGAAGATGCTATGAAAGAAACTGTCTTgaccaaaacataattataatagtagaaaaatggaAAAGAATTGTAGGCCGAAGCCCGAGTCTGAGCCATATAACAAAGGCCCATGGCCTAACAGTCTAATGCCGAAAACTCCAAGTTtggaataccaaaaaaaaaaaaaaaaaatccaagttTCTATTCGGTACTTCTTCGTTGTTCACTTGTTCCTCTTTCCACTTTCCACCACTCTCCCGAATCCTTGAGACGCTTCCCGAATCATTCACGCGCTTGCCACACGAATAAGTACCCCCAACCCCTTCGCGTTCCCAAAACCCTCTTCTTCATTCTGTTCGTGAATTTTAAAACCCTATTCGAAGTTTTCCCTCTTTTCTTGTCTTCTACTCTTTCTTCAATCGAGCAACAATGGCAAAAGAAGGACCTAACTGGGATGGATTACTCAAATGGAGCATTGCTAACTCCGATGGAACTCGCCCCACTCGCAATTTAAGGTACTTTCaatctcttcttttctctctaagtatgttcttcttgttgagttaGCTCGTTATAGTAAGTTTTTCCCCCTTTGATGCAAAAAGGGAAGTCGATGTttcaatattattaatttatttttgcattttttaaTAGTATTGTTAATTTTTGCTTAATGGAGTAAAGTGGGGTTTTATGCTTTTAATCAATATGAAGTTATGAATGGAGAGCCTGAAGACTGAAGTTAAGAATCAATCAATCTATTCTGATTCTTTCATTGAATAATTTAGAAGCTTAGGTTGCCTTTCTTTAgggtttttattttctgtttttattttcagtgTTTTCTGTTTTTAGAATTTTGCCAACACAAAAGAGTAAACAGGAGAtgaaaacagaaacagaaaatgctgaaaatgaaaacagaagatAAAAATGCATCACACCTTTATCTTTTCCctggctttttttttttcctgcaaggTCACGTTCTTTTATCAATGAAGAGATTGATATTGATATTCAGCTGATTAGGGTGCGAGTTTCTTGATGTTATGAATATGTTTCTGTTGTTGAGAGGTATCAAGGTTTCATGTTTTGTAGCTATGGTTTATACTTTATAACATGCATTGTTGCATAGTTGTATTGAAAATTCTAGTATAAATGAAAGGGATACATTTATCTTTTAGAAGTTGAATATGGATGGGGATGGGCCCAAATATTATGGTTTGCTATGTTGGTTTTGTAATTTTGAAATCAGAGGAATATTAGCATACGGTTGTAGACAAAGTTGTATACTCCTTTGTGAAAATTTAGTTAGTTTTGTATATTTTAAGAGGAAATTGTTGTTCTCTCCCAcccctacaaaaaaaaaaaaaaaaaaaagaagcaacttCTGCGATGGTTTAAAAGGGGTATATGGGTAATTTCACTCGAGATGATGATTGATCATTGAGATCTTAAATTAGGAATTATGACTTGGTGAGTTTATTTAGTATGGATTATGGAACTATTATGAAATATAGAACTTAAGATTTTGGATTATTACTATGATTCTTCATACATGGTTTATTTTTTCCCCttcttcaaaataaaaataaaatatatacaataggCATGCTATATATATCATAGGATTTCCCTCTACCGTTGTTCAAATGCCAGCCATCCCATGTCCTGGGATCCCAACCTCCCAGTTTAGGTGATGTCCGGGATGTGACAAGATCTGGGATTGGCTAGTATTACCAGGGtctgattttgttaatttctgTACTGTGTAGTGAAGAGGATCGGAGATGGTTTATGGAAGCGATGCAAGCACAGACCATTGATGTTGTAAAACGTATGAAAGAGATTACCCTTGTAATGCAGACTCCAGAGCAAGTCTTGGAATCTCAGGGTGTTACCCCTGCAGACATTGAAGGTATCTGACATGTGAAAgctacataaaaaataaaataaaatttacatttaatattttagtgagtcattttctttctttttaaatcttgtactgaCTTGGGGTTTATctctattttaactttttttttttgacagatTTGTTAGATGAGTTGCAAGAGCATGTTGAGTCGATTGATATGGCCAATGGTGAGTCTTTAGGATGCTTATAAACTTGGTCTGTTGTGTTGAATAGGATAATGACACTGCTTAAGTGATTATTAATGTGTGAAGTACTTGACATGTGTCAGCTTACGCTTGATGTTCATATATCATCTTCTATGCATTATTCACTGTATGATGCTGTGTCTCTCTTAAAATTTGGGCAATGAAGGGTCAATGGTAATTGGTAATCCATTATTTGAGTTGTACCGGCTTTGCAAAAATAAATGTTATTCATGGTGTCATGACTCATGTTGTTTTCAGTTGATGTGGTTTTTGCTATGCTTCTGTAGAAAAATATTGTTTGTCCTCTTATTTTTCTATGTGATGGCACTGCCGAAGTACCATTCTTCTGTTGTTAACCTTAACATCATTCCTTTTCTATGATTTTTGGTGCCTGTCTTATCTGCGGCTGAATAATATGGCTCTATGCTTCTGATTGAAAGAAATGTATGTCTCACTTATTTTCCTGGTTTGTACATATTTCCCAGATCTCCATTCAATTGGTGGGTTGGTTCCGCTTCTTGGTTACCTCAAGAACTCCCATCCCAATATTCGTGCAAAGGCTGCTGATGTTGTAACCACAATAGTCCAGAATAATCCTCGTAGTCAGCAACTTGTTATGGAAGCAAATGGCTTTGAACCTCTTATTTCCAATTTCACTTCAGATCCTGATGTGAATGTTAGGACTCAGGCACTTGGAGCAATCTCTTGTATgtagtattttttctttttaattttttttccccaGTTTTAGCATATTCCTTGTAATCTTCATGACGTGTTTTTGTGGACTACTTGACAGCACTGATTCGGCACAACAAATCTGGCATAGCTGCCTTTCGTCTTGCAAATGGTTATGCAGCCTTAAAAGATGCTCTAACTTCTGAAAATGTGAGGTTTCAAAGGTAATTAAGGTTTTTCCTGATGAGTTTGTTTGTATAGAAATTTGTAATTTACCATATGATATCCATATTATTGGTCTGTAATTACAAAATGGAATAAATCTACACTGAAGTGTGTGAAAGATTTTTGTTTCAACACTTCAGTACTTTAAATTCATACACTTCAATTTTTGGGAGATTTTCATTTTGAGACTCGAGTAAAAAGATTTAATGCATACATTTTAGTCCTTGAAAGATCAAATGCATGCAATTCGTCCTGAAAAGAGGTCTTTTTGTATGAGTATAAAGTGTATGTAATTTAATGTTAATGCTAGTTAAAATAGTTTTAGGGGTTAAGGTGTATCTATTTAATCTTTAAACAAAAACTCTTGGAACTACAGTGTTGATGTGCTCTTCTTTTACTTATTGACTATGCTTTTTTGATGCTCATTACTTGTGATGGAATCTAATACCTAATCTTggtcaattttcaattttatagGAAGGCTCTCAACTTGATCCATTACCTTTTGAATGAGAATACTTCAGATTGCAGCATTGCAAATGAGCTAGGATTTCCACGGATACTGATGCACCTTGCCTCTAGTGAAGATTCAGATGTCCGAGAAGCGGCCCTCCGCGGACTTCTTGAGCTTACTCGTGacaaaaaagaagttaaaaatgaAGCTTCCACAGAAGACGATGAGAAAATGAAGCAACTTCTTCAAGAACGAATAAATGGAATCAGTTTAATGTCAGCTGAAGACCTTGGGGCGGCCAGGGAGGAGAGGCAGCTTGTGGACTCCCTCTGGAGCACTTGCTTCAACGAGCCGTCATCTCTTCGAGAAAAGGGTCTTCTAGTTTTGCCTGGAGAAGATAATGCAGCTGCCCCTCCTGATGTCGCCAGCAAATTTTTCGAGCCACCCCTTCGATCTTCGTCCGCAAACCCCAATTCCAAGAGAGAATCCAAAAGTGAAAAGAAGGAGGCTCCTTTGCTTATAGGGCCAGGGCCGCCTCCTCGGAACAGCGACAATCAAGGTAGTTAGAGTAATAGAAAATGCAAGTTTTTCAGAGGGATACTTGTAAATGAAGCTTTTGTCAACTCATTTTTCATTGTCTTCTACACATTCATAGGCTTAAGATTAAGTAGTGACTTCCCTTTTCTCACCCAGATTCTCCTTTCATGGGGTGTTCTAAGTTGATAAGTTATTATTCTCCCTCAATTTGATTTGTGAGTTGTTGCGCCATCTTGCTGTATGAGTATGACACATTCTGAAATTTTACTCGTCTTTCTCTTGTCGCGGTTTCACCTGATCCGAGGAAAAATACAAGAACCAATGGAATGAAAACTAAACTTtgttatatacaaatatttttacatATTCTGTAAATCCAAAGTATTACATATTGgacccatattttctttttcagatATTGATTTAGAAATAATTTCAATATATGAACTTGCCTGGATACTATACAAAAAGTTTCTTCTTTACATACTTAGCAAggtttatttgtttaaattttttggagttatttttgttaatgtaaatttttagatattattttaatagtttaatttatttttttttttgtttttatttgtataatataatagataatgtAATAGATTTTATAAAATGAAATTTGCTTTTCAAATAGTACAGGTAATATTAGAATTTAGATTCTTAATATATGAATTAacattatttataatataatttttatataattgaaaaCGTTAAGGTAAGAGATTAAGAAATTGATATTAGGTCGACTATAGAGGTGTTAGATTTTTTTACTGAAATgtctctattttaaaaattatttatgaaattGCTACTGTGGCAACCGGTTTTTATTGTCAGCTATTGATTAGAATTTGAACAGGTTTAAGAAATCGAGTGAAGCGTGGCTATTATTAGGCTATGCTATTTCTTGTTATATATCatgcattttaaacatattatataattatatattatattttttaattaatatatataggtattttaaaatatttacttgccaatgagtaatagctcaaatggcatagtctctccatactcaattaagaggttgtgggttcgagtctcctatttttgataaaaaaaaaatttaaaatatttacttaaatattattattttatttgatttttatttttttatatcctttcttttttaaataaattaattaatttaatttataaaattattaaaaaatattaaataactatttttattttatatttttaatatttactttaataattttatacaattaaaaaaataaattttaaaaaatgaatataaaataaaaataaaataaaataatataaaaagtaatatttaattaaatattatagaatatatattaattaaaaaatataatatataattatgtaatatatttaataaaatttataagacCATTTTCAGTGAAAAATAtatctcaatttttatttatggtctatttattataaaaaataattacacataaatttttatatgataaataataaataagaatttaaaatatctcttttttttttcattagaaaGAATTAAGTTTAGTTCTTATTAAGTTATTATAGtcaaacttaattaattaattaaaataattaaaattaatataattattaattttttataatattattattaaaatttgtaaattaaaaataattttttattataaaaaaattaatatttaaaaaaaacttaataattttataaacaacaataatacacaatatataattcgagcTTAAACTAATTTGTAATAttacttaatataaaaaatataaaactctATAATTACAACATGCATCGTAAAATTACCATTAAGtaactatttattaattattttttcacatGCAATTTCATAAAAAGGTCGTCGTTTTTCACTCATTGTAGATGTGTCAGTATTAAGTAtttatatatcaatttttttcctttctttagctattctttttatttctctttcttttacaTTTATCTCCATTTTTTTAACAGacctttaaatttataatttttgttcCTTCATTGTTGTTTGAATTTGTAACTCCTTTTCTTTAATTGGCATAATCTTTTCTCTATGTaccctcttctcttttcttttttctgtcCATTAATTCCTTTTTTCTAACCTTTTTAATATCTTTCATGAGAGAGAATTTTTTAACGATGAATGTTTTTTTTTCGCTAAGGTCTTCTGACATTTGTACTTTttctttatcctttttttttgttcttctttagACTAGAATGTATTAGAGTCTGAGTGGATGGATTAGAAGAGCTACCAACACTAAATGAATCATGTGTTGATGCACCGAATTGAGTTAAAAATAGTAAGAATATTGGAGTAATATTTTCGATAAAAgttaaatatggatgaaaatggATAATGTGGTCTTTATGAATTTTGattatttggttgaaaaatagaaaattgattattataaagaatttgaaaattgaaattagaaatattttgagttcggactttaaaatatatttggtAGCGTcaagttttgattttgaatttgagaGTCTAAAGTAAAGGTTAAGATTGTTgagtatttgaattttgaaaaaaaaattgtaagtaattgaaatgagttgaattagtttaaattatttttttgaataaaaaaatactattaaaattttagttttataaatttaaaaaaattagaataaattatgagaatatgagtatatataaataatatatatagagtaataaaatataatttattaataataacaataatatattaacgatcgtatatttttattaatatatatgtaacatATATGTAATGGTCATTGTTACGAATTTGACCTTCAGATTTCTCACTTGCGATAGCCTTCGAACCCGGATTTTCGGGTTCGAACCGCTTCTTTCTTCtagaaggcccaaaattggctTACTAGATTGTCTAACTAACATTCAAATTCGAATATCCCCTTTATATTgactaaataagataagataagataaattaCCTTCACCTATACAAAGGGGAGCCCCAGGCCCCCTCAGGTACGTCACTCACTCATTTCACACATCTTATACCTCTCAAATCTATTTTGACTTGGGCGTCAgaatgtctttgcaggtaccacccccgtCGCTCCAAGAAGACGATCCAACAGCCGTTTCAACTCGTAAGCCTCTGATCCATCTCACAACACGAACCAGAGGCCTCCAGTACATTGGCGTCGTCTGTAAGGACTGCTAACTCGTGGCGGCATGACGGAGAACCTCGAGGAGCAACCCTCAAACTCACTCACTTGATTTCTTGCTTGTAACTGAGAGAAaaaggaataatgtttcttcAACTTGTAATCACCTTCTTAGTGATAACACTCTTTATATaccttcgccctactccaacggcaAAATTCCAAACCTTCCGAGCCCACAAAGTCCCGTCTCCCTTTAGTGGGACACCTCCACCTCTTGGACCCTCTCATCTACCACTTCCTCATCCATCTCTCCAAGTGCCATGGCCCCATCTTGTCCTCTACTTTGGCTCCATGCCCACCATGGTCACCTACGACAACTCTGTCGCCATGGTCCCCTTCGAATCTTACTGAAAGTTCATAAGGAAGCTCATCATGAACGACCTCCTCAACGCCACCTCTATGGCCAAGCTCAAACCCTTCAGGAGCCAAGAGATCAAGAAAGTTCTCAAGGTTTTTGCATAGATGCGGGAGACTGCCAAATCGTGGCAGCATGATGGAGAACCTCGAGGAGAAATCCTCCAGCCACCACCACAACTCAAACCTACGAAGCCCAACTCTTGAACTCCAAGATAACACTCCTCCCACCCAGCACCCACGGGAGGATAATAAGCGCAGTGTATCGCCAACCAACCCCGACCTAGTAACAACCAAGAGAGGACAACCGTCCTCCCACTGAAGCCCAGTCACCCGACGGCCTAGGAAAGAAGGCGGTCCAGATAATCCAAGAGCTGTACCTCAAGGTGCAAAACCTCGAAGGTCGAGTTACACCCAAAGAACAGTACCACCCGGAGCACACAAACCAAGCGACTTCTAGGATTTGATCTTACCGTGATACCAGGAACACCTAATGGCCTTCAAGGCTAGGATGAATCTAAAAGGAGCTACCGATACGGCTCGGTGCAGGGCCTTCCTGGTAACCTTAGCCGACCCCGCAATAAAATGGTTCAATGCCCTCCCGAACGGCTCCATAGCTAGCTTCCATAATATCTCCAGAaagttcatggcccagttcaccACCAAAATCACCAAAGCTAAACCCCCCATTAGCTTGTTCAAAATCACCAGAGACAAGACGAATCGACGAGGAAATACCTCGATAGGTTCAATGATGAGTGCCTAACGGTCGACAGACTCACGGATTCCGTCGCCAGTCTTTCTCTGACCAACGGCCTCATATACGAGGACTTCCGAAAATATCTCACCACCAAGGTAAGCCAAGTCGTGGCCTATGCACAAAAATTCAAAAAGTAGCAAGGGAATACAAAAACGACGAAGAGGTGAGTCAAGTCGTGGCCGCTAATAAATGGCAACACGGTACCTCGTAATAACCCGCCACCAAGAGAGACCCAGAAAGAATACCACAAACCCTTAAACACCAACCGACCACTCAGGATGGAAAAGTTCTCAAACTACACCCCCTTACTCGCTTCCATTATGGAGATCTACCACCAAATAGCGAAACGAGGCATCCTGCCAAAAGGATGACAACTGAAGGAATGGACAAGCGACAACAAGAGCCTGTACTGCGACTACCACCAAGGATACGGGTACAAAACCGAAGACTCCTTTGACCTAAAAGACGCCCTTGAACAAGCCATCCGAGACGGCAAACTCTCCGAGTTCGCCAAAATCATCCGAGAACCCAAAAGAATGGAAAAAGAAAGATCACCAGAACACGAAGGGCGCAACCTCAGGACATCACGACAACCATCCCAGGAAAAGCATGGAGGCCGACCCCTCCATAATCGTGAATGTCATCATTGGGAAGGACGCACCGGAAAAGTCAAAATAAGCACTGAAGAAAGATCTCAAAATCCTAGCCGTAAGAAACCAAGTACCAACCCCTCGGGTGCCAGAGGCGATCACAATCTCCCCTGACGATTGCCAACATGGCACCTCAGTGGAAAATGCCTCATTCGTCATCTCGGTGAAAGTCGGAACCGACATCGTGAAAAGAATACTAGTCGACACTGGAGTAGATTCCAACATCCTATTCAGAGGAGCCTTCGACAAGTTGGGACTCCGAAACCAAAATCTGCAAATCCACCGCAACGGAGCAACCGGACTCGGGGATAACTTTCTCAAACTGGACGGTTCCATAGTATTATCACTAACCATCGGAACCGGAAGCCAGAGAAAAACTATCCTTTCCGAGTTCATGGTCCTCAGAGACTCCACTACCTACAATATCATCCTCGAAAAGAAAACAATCAACGACCTATCCGCCGTTATCTTTaccaaattcctcatcatgaagttCCAAGCCGATAACGGCACCATCGAAACGATAGACGGGGACCGAAAAGCCGCAGTAGAGTGCGACAACACCAGCTTGGCCCTCCGCAAAAGATCTCGAGACGCAACGGGCATCTTCCTTGCCGACCTCGATGCACGCCAAGACCCGCGCAGAACCGTGGGAGGAAATGATGAAGAAGCAGAGCAGGCCCTTGCAGACGAAGTCAGGAGCATAGCACTCCTACATGAGCTAGCCCTAAAACAGAGAATAAGCCTAAGGTACAATCGCAGCACGATACGACGAGACTTCGGACCAGGAGACCTCGTCTTATGATGAAACGACATCGGTCCCTCCACTCCCGGAGAAGTGAAACTCACGCCCAACTGGGAGGGTCCCTACCGAATCAAGACAGTAATCGAAAAAGGAGCCTACAGGCTCAAAAGACTTGATGGGACCGAGCTCTTGAGATCCTTGAATGCCACCAACTTACGGCGCTACTATACGTAGAAACATCCTTCCGAAGCAACAAGATCGAGGTCATTTAAGACTATCTCTTTACcctttattttttgcttttttcgtTTTTATTTATTGCTTAAGTTGTCTAatcaaaacggatatccaaataagtaaacgacCACCCAGGAATCGATCAACCCgaagccaacaaaacggatatccagaTAACAGAACGAATATCTGAATAGCAGAACGGAT is drawn from Arachis hypogaea cultivar Tifrunner chromosome 12, arahy.Tifrunner.gnm2.J5K5, whole genome shotgun sequence and contains these coding sequences:
- the LOC112727783 gene encoding hsp70 nucleotide exchange factor FES1 — its product is MAKEGPNWDGLLKWSIANSDGTRPTRNLSEEDRRWFMEAMQAQTIDVVKRMKEITLVMQTPEQVLESQGVTPADIEDLLDELQEHVESIDMANDLHSIGGLVPLLGYLKNSHPNIRAKAADVVTTIVQNNPRSQQLVMEANGFEPLISNFTSDPDVNVRTQALGAISSLIRHNKSGIAAFRLANGYAALKDALTSENVRFQRKALNLIHYLLNENTSDCSIANELGFPRILMHLASSEDSDVREAALRGLLELTRDKKEVKNEASTEDDEKMKQLLQERINGISLMSAEDLGAAREERQLVDSLWSTCFNEPSSLREKGLLVLPGEDNAAAPPDVASKFFEPPLRSSSANPNSKRESKSEKKEAPLLIGPGPPPRNSDNQGS